DNA from Brassica napus cultivar Da-Ae chromosome C4, Da-Ae, whole genome shotgun sequence:
AGCTTCCAAGACGGAGCTTTACACGTAGTGTATCAAGGAGTGCTTCACATATCAGTACTAATGATGATTTGACGGCCCAAACAGGATCCTCGCTTTGTCTTCTAAGGTAATATGCTGTTTAGCAAATGCTTGAAAATAGAATGATCACATATTTTCCCTTTGTGATACGGAATTGTGATAACTGTGTTTGTCTTAGGTCAATGGATAAGTACGCGAGGCTTATGCAGAAACTAGAAATTGTTAATGTGGAATTCTTTAAGGTACCAATCTAATTGTATGAACTCTGCAGGTTGCTTTACTATTCTTCCTGGATTTCTCTTCTAAAGTATCTTTTACACATGTTTGGAATTCTGTAGGGAATATGCCAATCGTTTGGGGTCTTTTTCTATTTCGTGTATCAAGTATTTGGTCAAGAAAATACGAATTCAGGTGGAAAAGGAGGTGCCGACTCTTCCAACCGTGAGTAACTGATTCGTTTCCGTTGACGTTCCTCTCTCTTTGTATTGTTGCTCCCGACCTGCTTCAATATGGTTATGCTATAGCTTTTAAAGCTACAATGTCCGAGAATTGCTCAACATagaatatatttcaaatttttgaaatgcAGATCGTTTGAAAAGCTGCTTATCCCGGATATCACAAGAGTGTGAGCAATGGATAAAGCCTCAATTgtcatcatcaccatcttcttcactTTCCTTCCCCAACACAGTCCCTAGTCTTGCGGACGTGACTTCAGCGATTCCCATAAAAACATCTGGTCACGTATCAGGCACATCTTTTAGTCTCAAGGTATAACTTGGGGATAAGTTTTTGTCAATCTGATAACTTCAATTAATATTGTTTTGTCTAGTAGACCTTAAGATAATCTATTCCTACTCATTTACTTTCACTTATTTCATATATCAAGTATGAGAAGAGAAAAGCAGCTATAATAAAAGGTTTCTGTAACACATGATAATCACTTATAGGAAAGATGTGCTGCAGTGGACACTGTTTCTCTTGTGTCTCGAATACTGCATAAATCAAAAGCTCATCTCCAGTCTATGCTTATGTCAAGAAATGGCTCTCTGGTTGAAGACTTCTTTGGTCAATTGGTATGTGTCTCTCTCAGTTCTGATTTCTTATAAAATCTGGCTTGACCGGAAATATATTGCCTTATTTGGTTGACAACAATAATACAGTCTTATTATACATAGACCTATGTAGCATCCAATAACTTTCGcctcttaaaaaaataaatgccTATGCAGGATGATCATGATTCATAAGTAGTTTCATTGTATTCCTTTGTTATATTAAtttctcaaatatatatattatcaaaattagtTATATTCTACATGTAGTAGCAAATATATCTGGAGTTGCATTAAGTGGAATGAATCTTCAGGTTGGTTCCGTACCTGATCTGACAGAGCACTTACATAGGACAACTGCAAGGATACTGCTGCATGTTAATGGGTAAATTGCTTATTTACTTGAGAATTTTTTTAGATGGATTGCATCTTTCTCCTCGCTTGTGCCTTCAATTCTTGTTCTTACTGACctctgaatttttaaaactgtACGTAAATTTATATACTGTGAATGCAATCAGTATGGTAAAGTCGAACCCTGGTTTCTATATTATTGATTCTCATTGGGGGTATGTATGTCCATTCACGGATTCCCCTTTTACTGATTTTGTAGATATGTCGACCGGATTGCTAATTCTAAATGGGAAGTCAAGGAGCTTGGTGTGGAGCATAATGGGTAAAATACTTCATTCGGTTACTCCGTTTGCTGTTTTATACTTGTACCTGCAACTTCAATTTAATCATGAAATATTGAACTATTTAGATGTTCATAGTTTTTCATCATTGGCAAGCTGCCTATTCATTTACTGAGTTAACATTAAGATATTCAGTGCGGTTGATGCTCTTAAACTATATTCTGACCAGTTTACTTGGCCTATCGGACTAAAACTCTTTGAATTAAACAGGTATGTTGATTTGATGCTCGGGGAATTCAAACACTACAAAACAAGGCTTGCTCATGGAGGCATTTCACAGGAGGTAAGTGACTCTCTGACCTCACCAGTAGTTGGCACCTGTTTAGCTTTTTCCTTCTGCTTTTTGTGTGTCACAGTCAAACCCTAACACATTCTGCTTCATAAATTATCAACAGACAGCACGAACTCagtttaattaaaatatcaGATTAATGGGCATATTTAATCAGATTAATGAGCATATTTATTCTCAAACTATTGGGAAATCTGTATTCATCTTGAACTCTTTTTTCATATATAGGTCCAGAATCTCCTACTGCAATATGGAGTTGAAATATTTGCGGAGATGCTGGTCGAAGGTTTCTCTCGAATAAAAAGATGTACTGATGAAGGACGTGCTCTCATGTCCTTAGATATTCAGGTACCTATCCGTACTAGACCATTGTGTACATGAATATAATAAGTTTCAATCAACGTTGACAGGCATTCCAGTATTGATATAAAAACTTTACATAAAACAACGAACCTGCAAGATTTTCAGGATAGGACAAACCTTTTACTCTGTATTGATGACAGTGTGAATAAGCAATTGATATATGAGTCAGACGCATCATTTGAAAATGCCTTTGCGGTATAGTTAATATGCATGGGAATGATTCTGGCGGACGTTATCTAACTTTTTTTGTAGGTCCTAATAAACGGGCTACAGCACTTTGTGCCAACAAAGGTGAAGCCAAAGATACAGATAGTCGAAACATTTATCAAGGTAAGCAAACCAGAAACTCATATGAAAGTGCAGCAGACTTTGAGATGATAATGTGCTGGTGATACACACTAAAAACCGAAATCATCACTCATTTTTTGCAGGCGTACTATCTGCCTGAGACGGAATATGTACACTGGGCAAGGGGTCATCCGGTAAACAAACAAATCTTCGTAATCTTTATAAATGTCTAGAGTAAATTAAATCGATGGGATAGAAGACATATGTGATGAAAATGTGTAAACATACAGGAATATACGAAAGCACAGGTTATTGGACTTGTGAATTTAGTAGCCACCATGAAAAGCTGGAAGAGGAAAACGCGTGTAGAAGTTGTGGATAAGATTGAATCAGCTGCTGCATAGATCAAATCTAAAAGCAACaacaaagtaatttttttacttcttttctCTAGTCTTGTTCTTTCTTTGCTTTTGGCTCTTTACTTTTGCATTTTGAATCGAGTGGTGTAAATTTGAGGATAAGCCCTTTCTAAGTTACTGTCGTTTGCTTAATGGGTCTGTGTAAAAGATCCTTCTCAAGTTGTACAGTCTTGAAGAGATTGTAACACACATTTTCGTAcatttaaatacttaattaatgTCTCAGTGTTTGTATTATCAGTTCCTTGAACCTGATTTTATAGTGCACAAAACGTTTTAGTTATCATGTCATTATATGCTTTTTGGATACAAAAACACTCATCAACTTCAATTCTTTTTATGTCCTTATCATGATAGATGAATAATTTATGTTTATCCTGTTGACCATAGTAATTGATAAAACAGCAATGAtgataaatatatcaaatattttttttttcaacttttctAATCATTATtcgagaaaaaaacaaataatttgtaAGCTTCACTGTTAACTACAGATGAAACatcttttgtttttaacgttttagTGATATTGAAATCAATCAGAATGAAAGGTGTCTCATCTCTTGTGTACTGTCATGTTTGCGATGAGAGGTTGGAAGAAAGACCGGTCAAAAGACTTCAAAGCTGTGGTGATTTAGTTGTATCTCCAACCATTTTTAATGCAACGCATGGTTCATCTACTGGTACCTGTTGCACAATAAAACATTCAAAAACATGTtattttacaaatcttcacTAAAAGCCTTCAATTTAATATGTTACGTGTCAATGTAAACCGAGTTCTTATTTTCAAACTGTTGATgtgaaagagagaaaaataccagagaaataaaatttatgaagGAGATTTACTAAGAagtaaattgttttataaataattatttttatataaagtaAGATTTATTATTATGATTTCTTCATGTTAATGTTAAAAGACCTTTAAAAATATGCATTATGTTTTTAAGAACATTGTTATAGTAATTAGGTagcttttaaaaattgttttagtaATTATCTCACAAAAAtctctattttataaaaaaagaaaaaatcacagAGATCCAGACACTGTTGTGTGAAGTATTAAAGATATGTCTTTAAAAGGCATTAAAGACACAGTCGACAGTTTGCTACCTGTTGTAATAATAAAGAAACTGCAGAAAGAAGATAAAGAAAACATGGGAGACATAACACAAAAGAGACTTGTGCTTTCGTTTAGTAGATGCATCACGTATATGTATCTCTCGCGTTATTCAACAATACTCAATAAATACgaatcaaataaataaagtcCCTATTCTCAGTCCACATGCATAATATGTACTGACCAGCTTAGTTTCGCAAGAAATAGTTATGACATATATAACCTACTGTAGTACATATTCCACAGAATATAAATGTGATGAATAATCATATATActtattaatgaaaaaaatagagaagAGTACGTACAAAATGACCAGCTCCAAGAATCCAATAGAAATGGAGATTTTTGAATGATTTGGTGAATCCTCTTGTTGTTGTTCTATCATTTTCACAGTATATAGGCTCTCTTTCCATCTTCTTAAACTCTTGTAGCCCCTCCCACCTTAcacatcatcatcatgatcatgtaataataaatacCAAACAACctttctttttctatatataagtAATACCAACAACCTTAGCTGACTTTCAATATTATTCCTTATGTATCATCATTTTCTATCGCTGTTGCTATTAATATTTGTGGAACATAGACAGTCTAATAATTCATCGAGGTTTTTCCATTTATACAGTTTGGATTTCATTTTCTTAGATTCTTCATTATGATCTCAAATGGATAGGTCTTACTTGAGCTTGCGAACCCATGCTTCAGTTCCACTTGTTGAGCAGATAACATCAAGCTGCGTATAATATAAACCACATGTCATTTTATCTCATTCTtctaataatattatttcaatAAACGAAATTTTCGCGTTGATGGATGGTCTTACTTGTCCATTATAGATGGTCACATCTATTCCCTTGGCAAGAAGCTCATCGACCTGCCcatatatacattatttaatttattattaaaatatcagATATAACGTTTCAACTactttagataatttatttaagaTGATGAAAGAATTATTACGCCTTCGATTGTGGGTCTCATAAAATCAGCTTGCATCGCTGAAAACACATTACCCGAATTGTTCCCCCATCtgttaattttacaaaaaaaaaaaaacaaatattaacaaGTTACGCTATACACTAAACAACTAAAATTAACTGTATTAATTAAGCTTTATATTATAAACGGTTAAGAAAGTTGCGTACACGAGGTCTTTAGGAATAATCTTGAGCTTCTTTTTGATAACACCATTCATCAATGTATCAAGGTCACCTTCATCAACGGTACTCGCACTTCTCAAATCATTTAAATATTTCGAATACTTCTTTAAtattctattttcttttcttgtttcttcgctCGTTGTAAGCGAGAGAGGGTCCATGCCAGAATCCaacataaaattgtaaaaatccTACATTAAAACAACCACTTTATCTGTGTAAATTCTCACataaataattgtatatatgtacataaatgttataattatacatgagaaagataaaaagagtAAGAATTACGACGGAATTGGAGTGGAGGCTAATAATGGATTCGAGTTCCATCCACGTTTCCGTGGCTTCAACGTTTTCATCATTCTTGAGTTGTTTTCTAATCTTCTCAGCTAAGCTGCTCCAAACAATAGTTATATATGGATTAGAGGGATAATTAATTATGTATTAATTAGGTAAATGgattttatattaataagaGAGACCTATTAGAGAGATCCATCCCGTTATAATCAAGTCTTGACACATAGTTGAGAAGAGGTCCCCATGAAAACTGTAACCATCAATTAGTCAACATCATAACCATATCACTTCTACAAgttgttgttttataataaaaatattttatatatttaatactaatacatttttttaactACTAATACATCTTTATGGCTTGGTTATCATCAATATAGACGTTTTAAGTAACAAAACATCcgaatttttataagttttggAAATTAGTCAGCATAGAATAATtctaatatgtatatatatatatatatatatatatatatatatatctattgttttagtttttattttaatacaattttaaacttatgatatataaatgaaactatacatttatttaactaagattattctatatacatatatatttttttaatatgtatgaaAAATCTATAATGACACATAATGAAAAGAATGTAGTTTTGCTTGTAACAAATATCAAGCTAGAAGAAACATTGATGAAACTCACCACAAAGTCTTCAGGGGATATCCAACTATCTCCCAAAACTACTCCTATTCACGCACAAGATAATAATCAATTATAGTTCCCTACATTATTAGTTTCACtttctcaaaagaaaaatagaagagaAAGCATCTCTTACCTCCAAGATGAAGCTTCAGTTTGCCAGATTGAACCGCGTTGATAACGGATAAACCGAGCTTAACCGCGATTTTACCTCCGTAAGATTCAGCAACAATGTATAGAGGGCTATGGTTCAGAATCTGATTTTTGTTGAAGAGTTGTTGCAAGAGTGTGGTCAAGtccttggctgcttcttcaTCACTTTTCACATACAATTCCTTCTCTTCTACGAAACTGTACCCTGTCCCAACTGGACTATCCTTTTCCCCATTTTTGTATTCagcaataaaaaatatatatattaaaactcaACGTATCCGAGTCTTAAAGCCTCATCAAACTAGATACTACGCAAcctcataaattatatattactttatataaaaaatactgtaagaaaataataaagtagaAAATAATACCACAAATAAGAGATCAGCTTTCTTCAACCAAGTAGAATTTCTGGGCTTGAGAAATGTATCTAATGGACCAACCTCTTGAAAATTCCCTATTCCAACTCCTGAAGCTCCCTGTTTCACAGaatcaaatacttttattttaacatgatcaaaatattaagttcaaaaaaaaaaacatgatcaaAATATTCCAAAGACAAAAAACAAATGTATAAAAGACGAATGAAATAAGAACaagatattaaataaaagtagaTACAACCACACATACATAGAAAACTTACAGGTCCACCTTGCAGCCAGAGGATAATAGGCCATGGCTTAGAAGGATCTTCAACTCTATACGGACTTTTGTAATGCCACCAAAACATGTGTGCTTCTATATtttcgattttgattttgaaaacaaaaccatTTAGTTACATATAACCAACAATACACATTATTAACTGCTTCAGATTGGAATGAGATAAATGGCGTACTTGGTCTAACTTCGACGTATCCCCAAGCTTCGGATCCATCGGAGTTGCTTCTTACAGCTTTGATTTCTCCAATGGTACATGACACAATGAGACACAGAATCACCATTTGTGCAACTGATCTCTTCATTTTAGATGACTGTTTGTGGATCAATTTTTCTATCTTGTCTTGATTGTAaaggtagagagagagaaaaatagtTGAAATACAGAGAGAGATGGGGACATATATTTCAGAATGTCGCACACTAAGTCAATGCTATTGGTTCACcttatatggtatatatatatataggcctgagacttttatccgagatccggattcgatccgagattcgatccggatccgatccgaaaatccggatatccggaggggccgaatccggatatccggaggggccgaatccggatccggatagtaaaatgttggatccgtcaaagccggatccggatctggatatcttaatttttaagtccggatatccggatccgtaagttttattaataaatatttcaaaaatagtaatatctatatataaaaattaattttatttaatatattttcatttttataataatatatataaattttatgtaaattttgtaatattgtacatagaaataattaaagatgttatatatatatattttaaattattgttaatattttatatacgaAACAATAGATTAAGAGATATAGACAGTTTAGGCCGGGGACTTATTAttcgagatccggattcgatccgagatccgctccggatccgctccgaaaatCCGGGGTGCCCGGATCTGAATctggatagtaaaatcttggatccgtgcaaaccgaatccggatccggatatcttaatttttaggtccggatatccggatccggatccgtatttttaaaatacattaaatttttaaattttattaatatttatatttgatatattaatatttatacatgaattaatcttataatattatattttagtttttacaatattataaacatatataaatatatttataaatattttaatttatgtattatatttaaaaaaaatagtattttttgttaaaacaattatttttaattattttgacggatccggatcaggatccggatatccgcggataatagaatatcgagacggatatccgaaacccggatatccggaaaccacgaatccggatccggatattaaatccacggatccgacggatccggatccggatccggataccctaaatttcccggatatccggatccgtcccagggCTAGACAGTTAccaagatttttttctttataatcattaaccagatttttaaaatgaaaaagtatttttttacaattatatttcaaatatagatGAAAATGGTTAgtcaaatatttaattcaaacTCAGAGCTATTGGCTCAAAAACTAGCACctttaaactaaaattattttatgtaacatGGATCGTATATATAGTTACCTTGTTTGTTTTAGGCCAACTCCAATAGAAcaccaaaacatcaaatttaatataatttaatctcCAATAGAACACTAAAAACATCAcaccaaatatttaatatatatattattgtgtttcatttaataatatagttactattattaattagttcaaatttgtaactaaacataaatatattgtattatttgtatttttaaattatttctacaaaattaaaatattttttattttattttcaagtaAGAAATCACTATATGAGTATTATCATTTActttatattgtaaataaaaaatatcacataacttttatatttaatttttaataatataaaattttatttagtattttataaaataaagaaactaaTAATATAAGCTGGATAAGattaaaatgatattaaatttgaaataaatttgtTATGTGCTTTTCAATTAATAGtttgtaattttaatatattattttatataaataaatacataaaagtataatatttttaaaccaaaaatataaatgttaataaattttgtaaacataaaattacaaaaatttaacaaacataatatctaaatatgataaaataactatttatcaattataaataataaaaatataaaaaattatttaaactgaaaatatcaaataatatataatactactTCTATGTAATATTTGGTGTTATAGTTGgagatgataaaaaaatatgacaccaaaacatcaaatttgatGTAATTTCAACGCCAAATCTAGGGTCTTTGTAAATGCCTTTAGTATGGTTGTTTCTAGGTCACCACCTCCCTTTAAACTTTATAGAACATGTTGTTGACGATACATTTTTGCTATAAAATTTGGTTATGTAATAATAGATGGACTAAAAGTAGTTGGAAAATAAATCTGAAAATTGATACTTAAAATAAGTTAGAAATTATTGTGATTAACATGTATATTTCTTTATGGGtctaaattttcaaataataataataatataataacaataaCATATTCTTGTCGACAAAAAAATAAGTCGTCGACGAAAAAGTAACTTATCAATATCATCTTGTTGTGCTTGTTCATTTAGGTTTTGGGCCTGTTTAAATTATAGTATTTGTTTCTTCCAAGTGTAAAATACTATACCTTTAGTAAAAGAGAAGCCCCGAAATATCAGGGCTCGAGGATGTAAGACTTTCAAAAGCCAAGTGGTGTTTAGGTTGATCATGGCCTCATAGTTTGTAGCTAAATCCGGTGGTGTAAGAAGAGAGTGGCTATTACCACTCCGTCTTTAACTTCAAAATCACTCGCatacaaatttttttagaaaagtaAATGTAGTAAATTGAAAACCAAGACACTATAAATATGCGATCAATAGTTCAAAATGAAAGCTCAATGGTTCATCTTTGAACATATCCTAAGCCGCAAGGATCTACTCTAAATCATTTACTTAAATCCAATCGACTCAATCTGCAGACTTGGCCCAAAATAATGACTTAGGACTGGGAGGATACCCGTTCAGACTCGATTCATGTCTATCTAAGTTTCAGTTTTTCGGGTTAATGATTCCAACCCCATTCAAATAATTATGGATTTTGGTTCGAGTTCATTTCGATTCTTTAAGGGAttggttcgggtttggatacCCGTTTAAATTATGtgcaaaattcaaaattttaaatatatcttaagattctcaaaattcaaaattaaaaataatacacgaatataaattttgaataatgtatgaaaaatatCTAAACGATTTTATATTTAGGTAGAGAATTGATAGGTATTTCAGATCATTTCAAgtgttttaagtatttttcgctattttggttatttatttttgacttttttttatattttcaggtaaatctgaaatatttttggatattagatctaaaataattaatagattttaatataGAACTGTGATTCAGGTACTTTTgagtatttgaaatattttggttcagtttcagttcttcaaatacctAAGTCTTGGACCCATTCTTATATTTTGTCAGCGTTGGTACGAGTTTGTTATTCCTTTTTCATATcagattcggttcggtttttcggaTCCTGACATTTTGCCCAACCCTAAAATGACTAGAACCAGATTCAAACATATAGTTAAATTCTTCTCTTTGTAATCTTATATTTGGACGTTCTGCCTCGTAGACACGAACCACTTTCAATATCTAGCTAGTAACCTTCAAAACTTTCACATGGTAAATGTTTACAGAGGTTAAATTGTTCCACTACCTCGTGCCAAACTGCTTTCTGCAAATCCTCCTTGGTTTGCTTCTTAGATGAGGCTGGTGCATTTGTGGAATCTACTGCAACGATTTTGATGTATCACGTCAACAAAATGGTTTCAACATTGAATATGAATAATGTCATGCGCAACCTATTATGCTTTTAATAAACAGCGTAACTAAAATTCAATCGGCCTaccatatataaattatttgataaagcGATGTAATTTAGCCATTCGGGGAATTGACGTAAGGTCGATGCAACCGCTGGCCACTGCACACATGTTTGGCTACATTATTGCGTCACTTTCTCGAgctaaaaacagaaaaaacaaaataaagttttcaaaaagaaCATCTGAATATTCAGGCAATTTAGTATCTAAACTCAGACGTATATGgccaacttaattttttt
Protein-coding regions in this window:
- the LOC106424305 gene encoding serine carboxypeptidase-like 51, with the protein product MKRSVAQMVILCLIVSCTIGEIKAVRSNSDGSEAWGYVEVRPKAHMFWWHYKSPYRVEDPSKPWPIILWLQGGPGASGVGIGNFQEVGPLDTFLKPRNSTWLKKADLLFVDSPVGTGYSFVEEKELYVKSDEEAAKDLTTLLQQLFNKNQILNHSPLYIVAESYGGKIAVKLGLSVINAVQSGKLKLHLGGVVLGDSWISPEDFVFSWGPLLNYVSRLDYNGMDLSNSLAEKIRKQLKNDENVEATETWMELESIISLHSNSVDFYNFMLDSGMDPLSLTTSEETRKENRILKKYSKYLNDLRSASTVDEGDLDTLMNGVIKKKLKIIPKDLVWGNNSGNVFSAMQADFMRPTIEGVDELLAKGIDVTIYNGQLDVICSTSGTEAWVRKLKWEGLQEFKKMEREPIYCENDRTTTRGFTKSFKNLHFYWILGAGHFVPVDEPCVALKMVGDTTKSPQL